The window GAACTCTCAGAACACCAGTCGCATGATCATCGAGATCAAGTAGTCGACGGTCCCCAGGTAGATCGCGACGAATGCGACGACGACCAGCACGACCCACGTGAACGCGGTCGTCTCCTTGCGCGAAGGCCAGTAGACGCGCTTCAGCTCGGCGACCGCCTCGTCCGAG of the Candidatus Binatia bacterium genome contains:
- the secE gene encoding preprotein translocase subunit SecE; this translates as SDEAVAELKRVYWPSRKETTAFTWVVLVVVAFVAIYLGTVDYLISMIMRLVF